In Primulina huaijiensis isolate GDHJ02 chromosome 16, ASM1229523v2, whole genome shotgun sequence, a single genomic region encodes these proteins:
- the LOC140960832 gene encoding BIIDXI-like protein At5g11420, with protein MRGFTVLSVLLCVATCRFAFAFKDGPLDNGNFEEAPKSSDLNGTVVLKSNAIPHWETSGFVEYIKAGQKQGDMLLVVPEGFAAVRLGNEASIKQRVNVTVGSLYAITFSAARTCAQAEELNVSVKPDFGVMPIQTLYSSSGWDLYAWAFRAVFDVAEILLHNPGEEEDPACGPLIDSIGIRVLNPPKATKFNLLKNADFEEGAYMFPNATTGVLIPPNIEDDNSALPAWMVESLKAVKYIDAAHFSVPHGQRAIELVGGRESAIAQVARTIAGKTYELTFAVGDASNSCEGSMIVEAFAGRDTLKVPYESEGTGGYKRAVLRFVAVSNRTRIMFLSTYYHMRSDDYASLCGPVVDDTKLLSIRNPRRLV; from the exons ATGAGGGGTTTCACTGTGTTGTCGGTGCTACTGTGTGTCGCCACTTGTCGCTTTGCTTTTGCCTTCAAAGATG GGCCGCTGGATAACGGCAACTTTGAGGAGGCTCCAAAGTCCTCGGACCTTAATGGAACTGTTGTACTTAAATCCAACGCTATACCACATTGGGAGACTTCAGGATTTGTTGAGTACATCAAAGCCGGGCAAAAGCAAGGTGACATGTTACTAGTGGTACCTGAGGGGTTTGCTGCGGTTAGGCTTGGAAACGAAGCGTCCATTAAGCAGCGAGTAAATGTTACCGTAGGAAGTTTGTATGCAATAACGTTTAGTGCTGCTCGAACATGTGCTCAGGCCGAGGAGCTTAATGTGTCCGTGAAACCGGACTTCGGGGTGATGCCGATTCAAACATTGTACAGTAGTAGCGGCTGGGATTTGTATGCGTGGGCTTTCCGAGCGGTTTTCGATGTGGCTGAAATTCTGCTTCACAATccaggagaagaagaagatccGGCATGCGGACCGCTGATTGATTCAATTGGTATTCGAGTTTTAAATCCTCCTAAAGCTACTAAAT TTAACCTACTGAAAAATGCCGACTTCGAAGAAGGTGCATATATGTTTCCCAATGCTACTACGGGTGTCCTAATCCCACCTAACATTGAGGATGATAACTCTGCCCTTCCAGCCTGGATGGTTGAATCCCTGAAAGCTGTGAAATACATCGACGCTGCCCATTTCTCTGTCCCACACGGCCAGAGGGCCATTGAGCTCGTTGGGGGCCGAGAAAGCGCCATTGCCCAGGTGGCCCGAACCATCGCAGGGAAGACTTATGAGCTTACTTTTGCAGTCGGTGATGCCAGCAACTCGTGCGAGGGGTCGATGATTGTCGAGGCCTTTGCTGGTAGGGACACCCTCAAAGTTCCTTATGAGTCAGAAGGGACAGGCGGATACAAACGAGCCGTGCTGCGGTTCGTGGCGGTTTCAAATCGTACACGTATCATGTTTCTGAGCACTTATTACCATATGAGGAGTGATGACTATGCTTCACTCTGCGGACCTGTTGTTGATGATACAAAGTTGCTTAGCATTCGAAACCCCAGACGACTCGTTTAA
- the LOC140961948 gene encoding uncharacterized protein encodes MAPPNPNSKPRISSNPSSLMSSRATPIIGDDDFQDRPSSSISASKTSSLRSHDTTTIRTSKKLKKQHPGKENSFPLELELDWGCGLDFIEPTLDLLDAKGVDLHSDASMESKLLIQNEEDEQNFRGEEFLEEGSTQLDVLLKLCNDVDERGIGSDGSGLRFSEEYKFDELISCPICGADVSGASDDKRQAHTNECLDKMGDANDVAVYGDDTRTYQCPGQVLDASPLKSTDKDANVSRVVEWLRNLGLAKYENIFIREEIDWDAFQLLTEEELCIIGVSALGPRKKIIHALKELRHDSTRADEPTTDVSKGVADEAKLATNKLITDYFSGPQSERKSVRVTSNGQTNVKRSQANRTRRSNQRKDCIRNGKQKDVPLWCCIPGTTFRVDAFKYLKRDCSHWFLTHFHLDHYQGLTKSFCHGIIYCSSITAKLVKQKIGISPDKIKVLPLNQKINIAGTDVMCFDANHCPGAIIILFEPPNGKPVLHTGDFRFGEEMTKLSFLQVCPIHTLILDTTYCDPQYDFPKQEAVIQFVIDSIQAEAFNPKTLFLIGSYTIGKERLFIEVARVLRKKIYVTSAKLRILECLDLQKEDMQWLTLNEQESHIHVVPMWSIASFKRLKHMSNQYMGRYSLIVAFSPTGWSFGKGKKSTGKRWQQGTIIRYEVPYSEHSSFTELRDFVKLISPVDIIPSVNNHGRDSHNSMVSHLLA; translated from the exons ATGGCGCCGCCCAATCCCAACTCAAAGCCCAGGATCAGTTCCAATCCTTCTTCCTTGATGTCGTCGCGGGCAACCCCAATTATTGGCGATGATGATTTCCAAGATCGCCCTTCGTCATCAATCTCTGCTTCGAAAACCAGCTCACTCAGATCTCATGACACAACCACCATCCGAACATCCAAAAAGCTGAAGAAACAGCATCCCGGAAAGGAGAACAGCTTTCCACTCGAGTTGGAGCTAGATTGGGGTTGTGGGTTGGATTTCATCGAACCAACCCTCGATTTATTGGATGCAAAAGGAGTCGATTTACATAGTGATGCTTCGATGGAGTCAAAATTATTGATACAAAATGAAGAAGATGAGCAAAATTTCCGCGGTGAAGAGTTCTTGGAGGAAGGAAGCACGCAGCTTGACGTGTTGCTGAAGCTGTGCAACGACGTTGACGAGCGGGGGATTGGTAGTGATGGGAGTGGTTTAAGGTTTTCGGAGGAATATAAATTCGATGAATTGATATCTTGTCCTATCTGTGGAGCTGATGTGTCTGGTGCGAGTGATGATAAGAGGCAGGCGCACACCAATGAATGCCTTGACAAAATGGGTGACGCGAACGAT GTGGCAGTTTATGGTGATGATACAAGAACATATCAATGCCCTGGACAAGTTCTCGATGCTTCTCCCCTTAAATCTACTGATAAAGATGCTAATGTATCTCGAGTTGTGGAATGGCTGCGGAATTTGGGCCTAGCCaagtatgaaaatatttttataagggAGGAGATCGATTGGGATGCGTTCCAGTTGTTGACAGAAGAG GAACTATGCATCATTGGTGTTTCGGCACTTGgtccaagaaaaaaaattatccacGCTCTTAAAGAGTTGAGACATGATTCAACGAGAGCAGATGAACCAACGACAGATGTCTCTAAAGGTGTTGCTGATGAGGCTAAACTCGCAACAAACAAGTTGATTACTGATTACTTTTCTGGTCCTCAATCTGAAAGAAAAAGTGTCAGGGTGACTTCTAATGGACAAACCAATGTTAAGAGAAGCCAGGCAAATCGTACTCGAAGGAGTAATCAACGAAAAGATTGCATCAGGAATGGAAAACAGAAAGATGTTCCATTGTGGTGTTGCATACCAGGAACAACATTTAGAGTG GATGCCTTTAAGTACCTAAAAAGAGATTGTTCCCACTGGTTTCTCACTCACTTCCATTTAGATC ATTATCAGGGACTTACAAAATCGTTCTGTCACGGGATTATATACTGTTCCTCAATTACAGCAAAGCTGGTTAAGCAGAAAATTGGTATCTCACCAGACAAAATTAAAGTTTTGCCCCTCAACCAGAAGATAAATATCGCAGGAACTGATGTGATGTGCTTTGATGCAAACCATTGCCCTGGTGCAATTATTATCTTATTTGAACCGCCCAATGGTAAG CCCGTTTTGCATACTGGGGATTTCCGGTTTGGTGAGGAAATGACAAAACTATCTTTTTTACAAGTTTGTCCCATCCACACTCTCATCCTTGACACCACATATTGTGACCCTCAG TATGACTTTCCGAAACAGGAGGCTGTAATTCAGTTTGTCATTGATTCCATTCAAGCCGAAGCTTTCAACCCCAAAACATTGTTTTTGATTGGAAGCTATACCATTG GAAAAGAAAGGCTTTTTATAGAGGTGGCAAGAGTTCTTCGCAAGAAAATATATGTCACTTCTGCGAAACTACGCATCTTGGAATGTTTGGATCTGCAAAAAGAAGATATGCAATGGCTTACATTAAATGAACAAGAGAGCCATATTCATGTTGTGCCCATGTGGAGCATTGCCAGTTTCAAACGGCTGAAGCATATGTCTAACCAATACATG GGTCGATATAGTCTGATAGTTGCCTTCTCCCCCACTGGCTGGTCATTTGGAAAAGGAAAGAAGTCTACCGGAAAAAGGTGGCAGCAGGGTACCATTATAAG GTACGAGGTACCATATAGTGAACATAGCAGCTTCACAGAGCTGCGGGACTTTGTTAAGCTCATTTCTCCGGTGGACATCATCCCTAGTGTCAATAATCATGGCCGAGATTCTCATAATTCAATGGTCTCTCATCTCTTAGCTTAG
- the LOC140961949 gene encoding tRNA (cytosine(38)-C(5))-methyltransferase 2-like, giving the protein MKAGVNAEVVEAFDISDIANDVYEHNFGHHPHEAKRKPLSFHKAQVNSYLGAPGPVLASDESMVTREGVELNGYWDKLLENCRPIEDFLDLKNCISDPEESKEGTRPFNNPLKQYCVPSA; this is encoded by the exons ATGAAGGCGGGAGTGAACGCGGAAGTCGTGGAAGCATTTGACATCAGCGACATAGCGAATGATGTATATGAGCACAATTTTGGCCATCATCCCCACGAG GCTAAAAGGAAACCTCTGTCTTTTCATAAAGCACAAGTCAATAGTTACCTTGGGGCACCAGGCCCTGTACTGGCGTCTGATGAAAGCATGGTGACTAGAGAAGGAGTAGAGTTAAATGGATACTGGGATAAATTGCTTGAAAATTGTCGGCCCATAGAAGATTTTCTGGATTTGAAGAATTGTATTTCTGATCCGGAGGAATCTAAAGAAGGAACTAGGCCCTTCAACAATCCTTTGAAACAGTATTGTGTTCCATCAGCCTGA
- the LOC140960830 gene encoding uncharacterized protein isoform X3 encodes MRFRKGDKVEVMNKEEGEISWNTAEILSGNGITYRVQYDFYCGLPREQLVATVSCKLVRPCPPLVQGAEHYVTGDVVEVFYESSWKISALLKILRGKKGNMSNEIRFQDASFQNQYLVRLLGCSKELIIAQSDIRTRQTWHDERWFLMEKCCRGGEDVIARMNFEVLEGDGKVKNQPQKDCWKTPDEISFLKLPNIFLRPQKRKLLYQSSTIAALDGRVGKLREIQKDGKELWLVAAPVLEKVDAVASPRELLGGKNMHASSNITSNGHNQKERRKQKDVLDFSGVRNSELNGSDSDACSVGSCCIADRCPNNCHSHLKPPCGQDRDTLSSDAESVCSGIERKSCSLPPNEEIEVSIRQYHLQAVY; translated from the exons ATGAGATTCAGAAAGGGGGATAAAGTAGAGGTAATGAACAAAGAAGAAGGAGAAATATCATGGAATACTGCAGAGATACTGTCTGGTAATGGCATTACTTATCGGGTGCAGTATGACTTTTATTGTGGTCTGCCCAGAGAACAATTGGTGGCGACAGTATCTTGTAAGCTTGTTAGGCCATGCCCTCCTCTTGTACAAGGAGCAGAACACTATGTTACCGGTGATGTTGTGGAGGTTTTTTATGAATCTTCATGGAAGATTTCTGCTCTCTTGAAGATTTTGCGTGGTAAAAAAGGTAATATGAGCAATGAAATTCGTTTCCAGGATGCTTCCTTCCAAAATCAGTACTTGGTAAGATTGCTTGGGTGCTCAAAGGAACTAATTATTGCCCAGTCGGACATCAGGACGAGACAAACCTGGCATGATGAGAGATGGTTTCTGATGGAAAAG TGTTGCAGAGGAGGCGAGGACGTTATAGCTAGAATGAACTTTGAGGTGCTAGAAGGTGATGGAAAGGTTAAAAATCAACCACAAAAAGATTGTTGGAAGACTCCGGATGAGATTTCCTTTTTGAAATTGCCCAATATCTTTTTAAGGCCCCAAAAGAGGAAGCTCTTGTATCAGTCCTCTACTATTGCTGCGCTTGATGGACGTGTCGGAAAACTAAGAGAAATTCAAAAAGATGGCAAGGAGCTGTGGCTGGTTGCTGCCCCAGTGCTTGAAAAGGTAGATGCTGTTGCTTCCCCGAGAGAACTTCTGGGCGGAAAAAACATGCATGCTTCCTCTAACATTACATCAAATGGACATAATCAAAAGGAGAGGAGAAAACAAAAAGATGTTCTTGACTTTTCTGGGGTCAGAAATTCTGAATTAAATGGTTCTGACAGTGATGCCTGTTCTGTGGGTAGCTGTTGCATTGCTGATCGATGTCCAAACAACTGTCATAGTCATTTAAAGCCCCCTTGTGGGCAAGATAGAGACACCCTCAGCAGCGATGCAGAGTCAGTTTGTTCAGGCATTGAGAGGAAAAGTTGTTCCCTTCCTCCAAATGAAGAAATTGAAGTCAGTATTC GACAATATCATCTGCAGGCTGTCTACTGA
- the LOC140960830 gene encoding uncharacterized protein isoform X1: MRFRKGDKVEVMNKEEGEISWNTAEILSGNGITYRVQYDFYCGLPREQLVATVSCKLVRPCPPLVQGAEHYVTGDVVEVFYESSWKISALLKILRGKKGNMSNEIRFQDASFQNQYLVRLLGCSKELIIAQSDIRTRQTWHDERWFLMEKCCRGGEDVIARMNFEVLEGDGKVKNQPQKDCWKTPDEISFLKLPNIFLRPQKRKLLYQSSTIAALDGRVGKLREIQKDGKELWLVAAPVLEKVDAVASPRELLGGKNMHASSNITSNGHNQKERRKQKDVLDFSGVRNSELNGSDSDACSVGSCCIADRCPNNCHSHLKPPCGQDRDTLSSDAESVCSGIERKSCSLPPNEEIEVSIRLRLDASIICFQRFKDDARFCHYSPGINFWTLRLSTFKQMQTTFGHSLNLQFSVCLFYLSINWIYYIQFFCWMSKYL, encoded by the exons ATGAGATTCAGAAAGGGGGATAAAGTAGAGGTAATGAACAAAGAAGAAGGAGAAATATCATGGAATACTGCAGAGATACTGTCTGGTAATGGCATTACTTATCGGGTGCAGTATGACTTTTATTGTGGTCTGCCCAGAGAACAATTGGTGGCGACAGTATCTTGTAAGCTTGTTAGGCCATGCCCTCCTCTTGTACAAGGAGCAGAACACTATGTTACCGGTGATGTTGTGGAGGTTTTTTATGAATCTTCATGGAAGATTTCTGCTCTCTTGAAGATTTTGCGTGGTAAAAAAGGTAATATGAGCAATGAAATTCGTTTCCAGGATGCTTCCTTCCAAAATCAGTACTTGGTAAGATTGCTTGGGTGCTCAAAGGAACTAATTATTGCCCAGTCGGACATCAGGACGAGACAAACCTGGCATGATGAGAGATGGTTTCTGATGGAAAAG TGTTGCAGAGGAGGCGAGGACGTTATAGCTAGAATGAACTTTGAGGTGCTAGAAGGTGATGGAAAGGTTAAAAATCAACCACAAAAAGATTGTTGGAAGACTCCGGATGAGATTTCCTTTTTGAAATTGCCCAATATCTTTTTAAGGCCCCAAAAGAGGAAGCTCTTGTATCAGTCCTCTACTATTGCTGCGCTTGATGGACGTGTCGGAAAACTAAGAGAAATTCAAAAAGATGGCAAGGAGCTGTGGCTGGTTGCTGCCCCAGTGCTTGAAAAGGTAGATGCTGTTGCTTCCCCGAGAGAACTTCTGGGCGGAAAAAACATGCATGCTTCCTCTAACATTACATCAAATGGACATAATCAAAAGGAGAGGAGAAAACAAAAAGATGTTCTTGACTTTTCTGGGGTCAGAAATTCTGAATTAAATGGTTCTGACAGTGATGCCTGTTCTGTGGGTAGCTGTTGCATTGCTGATCGATGTCCAAACAACTGTCATAGTCATTTAAAGCCCCCTTGTGGGCAAGATAGAGACACCCTCAGCAGCGATGCAGAGTCAGTTTGTTCAGGCATTGAGAGGAAAAGTTGTTCCCTTCCTCCAAATGAAGAAATTGAAGTCAGTATTC GGCTACGGTTGGATGCATCTATAATTTGTTTCCAAAGGTTTAAAGATGATGCCAGGTTTTGCCACTACTCTCCTGGCATTAACTTTTGGACGCTTCGGCTGTCTACCTTCAAACAGATGCAAACAACCTTTGGCCATTCCCTGAATTTACAGTTTAGCGTCTGTTTATTTTACTTAAGCATCAACTGGATATACTACATACAATTCTTCTGCTGGATGAGTAAGTACCTCTAA
- the LOC140960830 gene encoding uncharacterized protein isoform X4, with the protein MRFRKGDKVEVMNKEEGEISWNTAEILSGNGITYRVQYDFYCGLPREQLVATVSCKLVRPCPPLVQGAEHYVTGDVVEVFYESSWKISALLKILRGKKGNMSNEIRFQDASFQNQYLVRLLGCSKELIIAQSDIRTRQTWHDERWFLMEKCCRGGEDVIARMNFEVLEGDGKVKNQPQKDCWKTPDEISFLKLPNIFLRPQKRKLLYQSSTIAALDGRVGKLREIQKDGKELWLVAAPVLEKVDAVASPRELLGGKNMHASSNITSNGHNQKERRKQKDVLDFSGVRNSELNGSDSDACSVGSCCIADRCPNNCHSHLKPPCGQDRDTLSSDAESVCSGIERKSCSLPPNEEIEVSIRCLLICECI; encoded by the exons ATGAGATTCAGAAAGGGGGATAAAGTAGAGGTAATGAACAAAGAAGAAGGAGAAATATCATGGAATACTGCAGAGATACTGTCTGGTAATGGCATTACTTATCGGGTGCAGTATGACTTTTATTGTGGTCTGCCCAGAGAACAATTGGTGGCGACAGTATCTTGTAAGCTTGTTAGGCCATGCCCTCCTCTTGTACAAGGAGCAGAACACTATGTTACCGGTGATGTTGTGGAGGTTTTTTATGAATCTTCATGGAAGATTTCTGCTCTCTTGAAGATTTTGCGTGGTAAAAAAGGTAATATGAGCAATGAAATTCGTTTCCAGGATGCTTCCTTCCAAAATCAGTACTTGGTAAGATTGCTTGGGTGCTCAAAGGAACTAATTATTGCCCAGTCGGACATCAGGACGAGACAAACCTGGCATGATGAGAGATGGTTTCTGATGGAAAAG TGTTGCAGAGGAGGCGAGGACGTTATAGCTAGAATGAACTTTGAGGTGCTAGAAGGTGATGGAAAGGTTAAAAATCAACCACAAAAAGATTGTTGGAAGACTCCGGATGAGATTTCCTTTTTGAAATTGCCCAATATCTTTTTAAGGCCCCAAAAGAGGAAGCTCTTGTATCAGTCCTCTACTATTGCTGCGCTTGATGGACGTGTCGGAAAACTAAGAGAAATTCAAAAAGATGGCAAGGAGCTGTGGCTGGTTGCTGCCCCAGTGCTTGAAAAGGTAGATGCTGTTGCTTCCCCGAGAGAACTTCTGGGCGGAAAAAACATGCATGCTTCCTCTAACATTACATCAAATGGACATAATCAAAAGGAGAGGAGAAAACAAAAAGATGTTCTTGACTTTTCTGGGGTCAGAAATTCTGAATTAAATGGTTCTGACAGTGATGCCTGTTCTGTGGGTAGCTGTTGCATTGCTGATCGATGTCCAAACAACTGTCATAGTCATTTAAAGCCCCCTTGTGGGCAAGATAGAGACACCCTCAGCAGCGATGCAGAGTCAGTTTGTTCAGGCATTGAGAGGAAAAGTTGTTCCCTTCCTCCAAATGAAGAAATTGAAGTCAGTATTC GCTGTCTACTGATTTGCGAATGCATATAA
- the LOC140961434 gene encoding cytochrome b-c1 complex subunit 7-like, whose protein sequence is MLSALSKWLVDPKRNPLASMHMKAVSNRLRKFGLRYDDLYDPMYDLDIKEALNRLPREIVDARNQRLKRAIDLSMKHEELPEELQAMQTPFRSYLQEMLTLVKRERAEREALGGLPLYQRTIP, encoded by the exons ATGTTGTCCGCCCTCTCCAAATGGCTCGTCGACCCCAAGCGCAACCCACTCGCCTCTATGCACATGAAAGCCGTCTCTAATCGCCTCCGAAAATTTG GGCTACGATACGATGATTTGTATGATCCGATGTACGATCTGGATATAAAGGAGGCGCTTAATCGTCTGCCGAGAGAGATCGTTGATGCGAGAAATCAACGCCTGAAGCGCGCCATTGACCTTTCCATGAAGCACGAAGAACTTCCTGAAGAACTTCAG GCTATGCAGACACCATTTAGGAGCTATCTTCAGGAGATGTTAACTCTT GTTAAGAGAGAGAGGGCTGAGCGCGAAGCACTGGGTGGTTTGCCCCTCTATCAGCGTACTATTCCCTGA
- the LOC140960830 gene encoding uncharacterized protein isoform X2, with the protein MRFRKGDKVEVMNKEEGEISWNTAEILSGNGITYRVQYDFYCGLPREQLVATVSCKLVRPCPPLVQGAEHYVTGDVVEVFYESSWKISALLKILRGKKGNMSNEIRFQDASFQNQYLVRLLGCSKELIIAQSDIRTRQTWHDERWFLMEKCCRGGEDVIARMNFEVLEGDGKVKNQPQKDCWKTPDEISFLKLPNIFLRPQKRKLLYQSSTIAALDGRVGKLREIQKDGKELWLVAAPVLEKVDAVASPRELLGGKNMHASSNITSNGHNQKERRKQKDVLDFSGVRNSELNGSDSDACSVGSCCIADRCPNNCHSHLKPPCGQDRDTLSSDAESVCSGIERKSCSLPPNEEIEVSIRKLELHAYRCTLEVLYASGPLSWEQESLLTNLRITLHISNDEHLKELKHLISAKTAVFV; encoded by the exons ATGAGATTCAGAAAGGGGGATAAAGTAGAGGTAATGAACAAAGAAGAAGGAGAAATATCATGGAATACTGCAGAGATACTGTCTGGTAATGGCATTACTTATCGGGTGCAGTATGACTTTTATTGTGGTCTGCCCAGAGAACAATTGGTGGCGACAGTATCTTGTAAGCTTGTTAGGCCATGCCCTCCTCTTGTACAAGGAGCAGAACACTATGTTACCGGTGATGTTGTGGAGGTTTTTTATGAATCTTCATGGAAGATTTCTGCTCTCTTGAAGATTTTGCGTGGTAAAAAAGGTAATATGAGCAATGAAATTCGTTTCCAGGATGCTTCCTTCCAAAATCAGTACTTGGTAAGATTGCTTGGGTGCTCAAAGGAACTAATTATTGCCCAGTCGGACATCAGGACGAGACAAACCTGGCATGATGAGAGATGGTTTCTGATGGAAAAG TGTTGCAGAGGAGGCGAGGACGTTATAGCTAGAATGAACTTTGAGGTGCTAGAAGGTGATGGAAAGGTTAAAAATCAACCACAAAAAGATTGTTGGAAGACTCCGGATGAGATTTCCTTTTTGAAATTGCCCAATATCTTTTTAAGGCCCCAAAAGAGGAAGCTCTTGTATCAGTCCTCTACTATTGCTGCGCTTGATGGACGTGTCGGAAAACTAAGAGAAATTCAAAAAGATGGCAAGGAGCTGTGGCTGGTTGCTGCCCCAGTGCTTGAAAAGGTAGATGCTGTTGCTTCCCCGAGAGAACTTCTGGGCGGAAAAAACATGCATGCTTCCTCTAACATTACATCAAATGGACATAATCAAAAGGAGAGGAGAAAACAAAAAGATGTTCTTGACTTTTCTGGGGTCAGAAATTCTGAATTAAATGGTTCTGACAGTGATGCCTGTTCTGTGGGTAGCTGTTGCATTGCTGATCGATGTCCAAACAACTGTCATAGTCATTTAAAGCCCCCTTGTGGGCAAGATAGAGACACCCTCAGCAGCGATGCAGAGTCAGTTTGTTCAGGCATTGAGAGGAAAAGTTGTTCCCTTCCTCCAAATGAAGAAATTGAAGTCAGTATTCGTAAGTTAGAGTTGCATGCTTATCGCTGCACTCTGGAAGTTTTGTATGCTTCTGGTCCCTTGAGTTGGGAACAGGAATCATTGTTGACAAATCTTCGTATTACGCTCCACATTTCAAATGATGAACATTTGAAGGAGCTGAAGCATCTAATATCTGCGAAAACTGCTGTTTTTGTTTAG